The following coding sequences lie in one Arabidopsis thaliana chromosome 3, partial sequence genomic window:
- a CDS encoding uncharacterized protein (unknown protein.) produces MLSNEARPSNLGGWNRCPWGHLAHARQAHSPRRFSSFCPRTAEKTRKKATKPIAGKVAGKVFRRKSRRPDGRSFLVSISDTIPRSLPKSEPIKGVPTDCPDSLNTHPPI; encoded by the exons ATGCTTTCCAACGAAGCACGCCCATCCAACCTAGGCGGGTGGAATCGATGCCCATGGGGACATCTCG CCCACGCAAGGCAAGCCCATTCTCCTCGACGATTCAGCAGTTTTTGTCCGAGAACTGCTGAGAAAACTCGGAAAAAGGCAACAAAACCGATCGCCGGAAAAGTCGCCGGAAAAGTTTTCCGGCGAAAATCCCGGCGGCCGGACGGTCGGTCATTCCTCGTGTCGATATCCGATACCATCCCTCGATCGCTACCCAAGTCCGAACCGATAAAGGGGGTTCCCACGGACTGCCCAGACTCCCTCAACACCCACCCCCCTATATAG